One window of Ailuropoda melanoleuca isolate Jingjing chromosome 3, ASM200744v2, whole genome shotgun sequence genomic DNA carries:
- the LOC100475277 gene encoding olfactory receptor 2T29 — MENTNLLANHTGRSYFILVGVFSESKHPALLSLVIFVVFLMALSGNIILILLIHSDARLHTPMYFFISQLSLMDVMYISVTVPKMLMDQVMGMNKISATECGIQMFFYVTLASSEFFLLPSMAYDRYVAICHPLYYPVLMNHRVLFLLASGCWFLGSVDGFLFTPITMMFPFCRSREIHHFFCEVPAVLKLSCSDTSIYEIFMYLCCVLMLLIPVTVISGSYYFILITIHRRNSTEGRKKAFATCSSHMTVVILFYGAAIYTYMLPNSYHTPEKDMTVSFFYTILTPVLNPLIYSLRNKDVTGALKKMLNVGLAFQETVK; from the coding sequence ATGGAGAACACCAACTTGCTGGCTAACCACACTGGGAGATCATATTTCATCCTGGTGGGAGTCTTCAGTGAATCCAAACACCCAGCTCTCCtttctttggtcatttttgtggttttcctAATGGCCTTGTCTGGAAACATCATCCTGATTCTACTGATACATTCCGATGCCcgcctccacacccccatgtattTCTTCATCAGCCAGCTATCTCTCATGGACGTGATGTACATTTCTGTTACTGTGCCCAAGATGCTCATGGACCAAGTCATGGGCATGAACAAGATCTCAGCCACAGAATGTGGGATACAAATGTTTTTCTATGTGACACTAGCAagttcagaattttttcttctaccctccatggcctatgaccgctatgtggccatctgtcatCCTCTCTATTACCCTGTCCTCATGAACCATCGGGTGTTGTTCCTTCTAGCATCTGGCTGCTGGTTCCTAGGCTCAGTGGATGGCTTCTTGTTCACTCCCATCACCATGATGTTCCCCTTCTGCAGATCTCGGGAGATCCATCATTTTTTCTGTGAAGTCCCTGCTGTATTGAAACTCTCTTGTTCAGACACTTCCATCTATGAGATTTTCATGTACCTATGCTGTGTCCTCATGCTTCTCATTCCTGTGACAGTCATTTCAGGCTCTTACTACTTTATCCTCATCACCATCCATAGGAGGAACTCAACAGAAGGCCGGAAGAAGGCCTTTGCAACTTGTTCTTCCCACATGACTGTGGTCATCCTCTTCTATGGGGCTGCCATTTATACTTACATGCTCCCCAACTCCTACCATACTCCTGAGAAAGACATGACGGTATCTTTCTTTTACACCATACTCACTCCTGTGCTCAACCCTTTGATCTATAGTCTAAGAAATAAGGATGTTACAGGAGCTCTGAAGAAAATGTTGAATGTGGGGCTTGCCTTTCAAGAAACTgtaaagtag